The Gemmatimonadota bacterium DNA segment GTGTTCCCGGTGACATTGCAACGCGAACGCGACCCGGGGAGTCTTCATGGCGAGCCCCATGTCCACCTCCTCCCGACTCCCAAGCGTCTCGCGGCGGATGCGCGTGCCATCCCGCGCCGCCTGGCTCGGCGCACGCGCGGCCAACGTGCGGCAGCGGCCGCGGCGCTTTGTCGGACTCTGGACCCTCACCTTTCTCGTCCTCGCCGCGGCCTTTGTCGGGATCCCGCGCCTGGTCCCCATGGTGAGCGGTGGGCAGTTCGTGGCGAGCGACCAGTGGCCCTCGCATCCCCTGGTGCTCATCGCGGCGGCGGCCGTCATCGCATTGTTTGTCTCCACCCTGGTCGCCCTTGTGGACGAGATGCGCGACCCGCGCGTGGCCGACGCGGCCGAGGCGGAGCGGGTGACTGCACTCCGCGTGTTGACCAGCACCCGGTTGGCGGCGGCGCCCACGCATCCAGCTCGCCGGGCGGCCGATCGCGCGACCCCGCCCTGGCTGGTCCCCGAGGCGGACGAGATCCGCATCCTCTCCTGGCACCTGACCTCGCAGTGGCCCCGCGAAGGGGTCGTGACCATCGCGGCAGATGACCCACTGGTGGCCGGCGTGGTCGGCGCCAACCTTGCCGCCGCCTTTGCGGTCGACGCGCGCGCCACGCTTCTGGTCGACACCGATTTCCGCGCCGAACCGGTCCGCAATCTGCTCGGGCTCGCCAACTCCCCCGGATTGGTCGCCGTCATGGAGAACCGACGGCGCTGGACGGAGTCGTTGATCCCCTACACGGTCGGGCGGGGTCGCACGATGTATGTCCTCCCCGCGGGCCAGCGGGAGCGGCCCCCTGGCCCAGCCGAAGGGCACGCCACCGGGGGGGAGATCGTGCGGGCCGCGCGCCGGCACGCCGCCACCGTGGTGGTTAGCCCGACCGCGCAGGCGATAAGCTGGCGCGCGGGGATGACGTGGTCCTCTGCGTCGTGCGCGGCGTGACGCGACTGTCGGCGTTGTCACGGACGGTGGTCAGTTGATTGACGTGGGCGCCCGCGTCAGGGGAATCGTCTTGTGGGATGGCGCCGTCCCCGCTCGCCTGCCCAATACCCGGCCGGTGACGTAACTTTGCACCCCGCTCACCCCGGAACGTCGTGGCAGGTTATTCCGATCGGATCCATCACGCGCTCGCCTTTGCGGCGAAGCACCACGACCAGCAGGTGCGCAAGGGACTGCGCGCCCCGTACTTCACGCAGCCGGCGAACCTCGCGATCATCCTGACGCGGTACGCGCAGGACGATACAACGGTGATCGCCGGCATCCTGCACCAGGTCGTCGACGACTTCTCGCGCAACGGGTTGTCGCGCGAGCAGCTGGAGGAGCGGCTCGGGGGGAAGTTTGGCAGCGGCGTGCTGGACCTGCTCGTGACTATCGCAGCCCGCAAGCTCGACGACGACGGCGTCGAGTTGTCGCCGGACGAACGACGCGACGATGTGCTCGCCCGCCTGGCGAGTGCCCCCGAGGCAGCGCGCTGGGTCTGCGCGGCCGATGCGTTGCACAGCGCGTCATCGCTCGCGGCGGACCTGCGTCGCACGGTCGACGCCGACGCGGTTTGGGCGCGGGTGTCGGTGGGACGCGAGGCCACGCTGCGCTGGTACCGTCGCGTGCTTGACCAACTATCTGCAGCAGGGTTCGCCACGCCCGTGATGGCCGAGTTGGCGGCGGCGGTGCAGGAGCTGGAAGGGTTGTAGTCCAATGGTGACCGCCCTCGGCACACGGCTGCGGCGACTGACGCTGCGTACCCTCGCCGTCTTGCTGTGTGGTACGTGGGCCGGGGGTGCCGCCGGGGCACAAGGCGGGCGGGGCGCGGCGGCCGCAGACACGAGTTACATCCGGACCAACTATGCCAAGCGCGAGGTGATGATCCCCATGCGCGATGGCGTGAAGCTGTTCACGGCGATCTATACGCCGAAAGCTTCCGCCGGCAGCCTGCCGATCCTCCTGACCCGGACGCCCTACAGCGCGGCGCCCTACGGCGTAGGCGCCTTCCCGCGCACCCTGGGCCCAGGGCCTCGCTTTCCCGAGTTGGGCTACAT contains these protein-coding regions:
- a CDS encoding HD domain-containing protein, whose protein sequence is MAGYSDRIHHALAFAAKHHDQQVRKGLRAPYFTQPANLAIILTRYAQDDTTVIAGILHQVVDDFSRNGLSREQLEERLGGKFGSGVLDLLVTIAARKLDDDGVELSPDERRDDVLARLASAPEAARWVCAADALHSASSLAADLRRTVDADAVWARVSVGREATLRWYRRVLDQLSAAGFATPVMAELAAAVQELEGL